CATAATTTCTGCGATCGGGGTATTTCCTGGCAAACCCCGCCGCTTCGCCTCATTCGCCTGCGCCACCATGAGCGTACCCTTCAAACGTCCGTCAGCAATCGCAGGAAAACCTTCGTGTTTGCTGTCGGAGAAAACTTTAAATGCTTCATCTAAAGTTGCATCAAACGCGATCGTTTCCACCTGTCGCTGCATGACATCTCCCGCCTTCAAACCCGAAAGAATATCATAGGGCTGCGTTTCCTCGCTTAAATAAATGCCGCTCGACTCTAACAACTGTTGGTAGAGCGAACCGCGCGTCAGCGTCGAAGCAATAAAATAGGCCAGCACCGACGCAATCATCGACGGCAGAATTAAATTAAAAGCCGCCGTAATTTCAAAAACAATGACAATCGCCGTCACCGGAACCCGTGCCACCGACGAGAAAAAAGCCGCCATCCCCACCAACGCAAACGTTGAAGGCGATGCTGTGCTTTCCATAAATGCCGCCCCAGTTCCCACCAAATACCCCAACGCCGAACCTAACACCAACGCAGGCGAAAATAATCCTCCCGGCGCGCCAGAACCGTAAGCTAAGACAATTAAGCCAAAATACACCGGCAGTGCTAAGGCCGTGTTTAGCCAGCCAATTTCCCCGGATAGGAAAAACTCTCTTAACTCAGCATTATTGCGCAGCATCGGTGAAGTCATCGCCACCACCGCGCCGGAAATCAAACCGGCAAATCCTACGCGCCATGCCATCGGCCAATTAAGACGGCGATAAAATTGCAAGCCACCCAAGATGCACCGTTGAAACAACGTTCCCAGCAATCCAGCCAGCACGCCTAAGATCAGGTAAAACGGGATTTCATCGGGATTGAATTCGTTTTTTGCCGAAGCCATGAGGATTTCTGGGGGAATATTGAAATCTGCGGCTCCCACTAAGCGCGACACTACTGCCCCGGTAAAAGAGGCGATAATCGTCGTTTCTAGCGTTAAGCTCGAGATATCCCGCGATAGTTCTTCAATAACGAATAAGACTCCGGCAATAGGGGTGTTAAAGCCTGCCGCAAGTCCTGCGGCTGCCCCCGCAGCAATCATTTGGCGGCGGTGTTGGGGCGAAGTGGGAACCCACTGGCTGAGTTGCGCGGCTAAGGCCGCACCAATATGCACGGTTGGGCCGCGACGACCGAGGGCGAGTCCGGCGGCTAAGACTAAAATTGTGCCGACAAGCTTGACAAAAGCAACCCTTAATGATAGAGAAATGGGAAATTGAGCGAGAACGGCTTTAACTTGAGGGATACCGCTCCCGGCGGCGGCGGGGGAGAATTGCTCGATGAACCAACCGGCGACTAAACCCAAGCTTAGACCGAAGAGGGGAAGCGCGATCGGCCCGTACTGGCTGGCTAAGTGGAGGCGCGTCGTACCGAGCAAGCCAATGCCTTGGCGGAGCAGAAGGGCGGCGAGGGCAGACACGCAACCGATTAAACAAGCTTGAGCGAGGGCATAGTAAATTTCAGTGGAGCGCTTGCTAAAATGTCGGTTATGAAGCCAGGTTAACAGGCGTTTTAAGGGGGTCATCAGGTGTTCCCTGTCGAGTAGTCGGCGATCGCAGGTCTGCCTTATTCAGGATACGCTGCCGCGCGCTCGAAACGAAAGCCACTTAAAAATTAGCGCCGCCCTCACTTCAGCAGCGATCGCCCAAATGCTCGAATCCGTAAGGCTAACTTAATCCCAGCACATTTTTTAGCAATAATTGGTCTTCTGGTTTGGGGGAGAAACGCCCGTTCTCGAGATCGCGAATCCAACTTTGACTTTTGCCGGTGAGTTGAGCCAGAACGCGCTGGCTCATTCCTTTGCGCTTGCGGGCGGCGAGAATCTGCTCGCTGGAGAGTTCGGAGCGTTCCTTTAACTTTTTGCGCTTGTGGTTGCGCCGCTGCTTTTTTTGAGTCAGTTTGTTGAGTTGGCGTTCCCAATCTGGGGGAAGCTTGAAGCCTAAAATGCGCGCTTTCATCAGCAGATTCCATTTACCTTTCTGCCCGGAATCTGTCAAACGGCGATCGCTACTTCCGTCCTCAATCCAGAAATCGAGGGCTGCTTCCGCATCGTCGGGCAAATCGGCGAGTTTTGCCCACAGGGGTTGAATATCGAGAGGATAAGTAACGGGATCGAATAGGGGTTGGAACCCGTAGCGATCGATAACTTCTAAGTCGCTTTCAAAGGCCCGCAGCAAGCGCTTGCGTTCTTTGCGATCGCGCGTAGCCAGACTGAACTTTTCCGCTCCGTAAGCTAGCTGCATCAAAGTCGGTACGGTAATGCGCTGTTCTTGACCCATTTTCAGCTTAAATAGCAGCCACAACATCATCCGAGCGGCTCCTTCGTGTTGCTGCCAAATACTCATAACTGCTTGCAGGAGAAATTGCGGCAGCGTTCCGTACTGATAAAAAGCAATATGTTGTTTGTAACCCGGTTGATTTAAAAAGTATTTTGCCCATAGACCAGCGCGCAGCCGAAATGTTAAACCAATTAAATACTTGCAACCGAGATCGTCTTCTTGAAAATGATGTTGAATCTCCAACAAATGCCATAAACTATCGTTTTCGACCTGAAATCCTTTGACTTTTCCTTGTTGCGGCCAATCGACCGCAATTTCGACTTGACAAGGTTGTTGGGCAAGGGTTTTGATTAAACTCAGCTTAGTTGCTTTGCTCAGATCTTTACGTTTATCTAAACCTAAATATTTTTCGATTTGCTGGTCGTTAATGACAAATTCTTGTTCCCAGGGGCGCTCTAAGGTCGTAGCATAAGCCGCATAAATTAAGTGCAGGCTAGCCGAACGAATATCAATATTGGCTAGCGCTGCCCGCGTTGCTTCAGAATTCTCAGCAGGAGACCGATTCGCCTCACTCCTGCCGCTGAGTTGCAGGATAATCCCACCTCGTCCCTGTTTGACCGGACGCTCCAGGTAAAGCCGACCCGTTTCATCGGTTTTCCAAGGTAAAATACTCGCACTCGATAACATATTGCAAGCTTCCCAAACTGCCATTGAGGAGGCGAACGGATGGTTTTTACTCGTTGCAAACAGTTCTGGGCTAGTCGCCGCTCGCGGTGTGATTTTATATCTTCCTTTTTTAGCTTGGGCGGGTAAGAGACTCGAGAGCGGGCAACTAACAATACACTGCGGCTCGTCATAATATCCCTCACAGTTATTGCACCGTCCGAGTTCGATCCAATATTGACCGCTTTCCTCAATCTGAATTGCTCCTGTTGGGCATTGAGGCTGACAGGTTCCACATCCAGAGCAACTCTCGGAAATTGTATAAGCCATAACACTTTTGTTAAACGGATCGCTCAAATCAAACGTTCGCTTGTGCTTCAACTCCTGTTTGAGTCTAAATCCTAGCATTCCCCTTTAAGGAGGATGGAGAACCTTGCAGCAGAGCTAAATTGAGCTATATGAGTGTTTAACTTCTCATGATTTATTTTTTACAGTTGTTCGGCAATAGCATTTTAATATTTTCTTAATAGTGTTATATACTAAATTAGTAATATGTATTTTTCACATAAATTTATGCAGAAACAAAATAAAAAAACGAAGATAAAAGCCAGCAAAAATATTAAATCCTAGAGCCGAAACGCTTACTCCGTGTTTTGTTTGGGTGAAGGGGGGCGGTCTGGTTGCCAATCGCGAATGAGTTGTCGGATGACATCATTCATGGAAACTTCAATCCGATCGCAGTACCCTTTCACCTTCTCGTATTCCTCTTTTGTCATCCGCAAGCTAAATCGTTTCATGGCATCAAATAGACATTAAAATAGCGTCTTGGCAGGTATTAGTTATTAGTTATTCGCGAGTAGCGAGCGACCTTCAGAGATTCGGAGACTATCGCCTCAATAGGAGTCGTCGTAGAGAGAAAGCTCGTCAACGCGGATATCTAAAGGCGTTCCTTCTGTGGGAGGGGGACAGATGCGAATGCGAGCGATCGCGGTAGCCTCGAGTAAACGGCCAATTCCGCCGAGATGCTGGAGAACCTGCCAACCGATCGCAAGACTCGGACAGTAAATAATCAAAGTGGATGGATAGGGCTGGGCGGCGGTTAACCACCGGCACTGCGATAAAACCGCTTGAAGCGTGCCGTCTCGCTGACAAGCCTCTTCAAAAAATTGACTGAGGCGGCGATCGAGTTCTCGGCTTAACAGCCTGTCCGAGCGCGTTGCCTCAGTCGGGGGCAAATCTTCCGGGGGAAGGGATGAAGGGTTCATCGGGGTTCTAAACTGGAAGTTAAGTCGGGCAGTTTGGGCGTTGTTTGGTTAGAACGCGGACAGGTTTCCCAATCGCCTGCTGGAGGGCGAACGGGACTCAAACCGAGCCAGCGATCGATCGCAACCGGATCGAAACCGACTCGATACTGTTCTCCAACCTGAATCAGAGGACGACGAATTAATAACGGCTCTGCCCTCATTAATGCTAGAGCAGTTTCCTCGTCCAATTGTGCCGGAGCGATCGCGCCAGACTTAATCGCAAAAGCCGTCGGATTAAACCATTCCCTCACGGGTAACGAGCCGAAAAACGGACGTAACTCCTCCGGATGCCAATCGCGATCGAGCAGGCTAAAAGCAATAACTTCATGTCCGGCTGCTACTAGCAAAGCTTTTTGCTTAGTATTATTAATGCAGCCCGGTTTTTCGTAAAAAATAACAGAAACCATCGTTAAATGAGAGATTGTCGATTGGGAAATCATTTCAAGGTGCGGCTTGGCAAATGCGCTCCATCGCAAGCATCAAACGGTGAGCCATAACGCGCAGCAAAGCGACTTCCTCATGGCCCCACATCGGTTGGTGCTGCCCGCGTCCGCAGACAAAAACGCCTCTTTCTCCCGATCGCGTCTTCAGCGCCACAGACAGCAGCCCATCGCGCCCGCTATCTGTTGCGCGTGACCACTGACTTACAAAAATTTGACCAAACCGCTCGCCACTGACGGTTTTCGGGGTAATGCAGCCCGAGCAAATACGCTCAAACGAGCAGCTTTGACAACCGGGATCGAAGACAGACAGACGGCGATCGGGATGATGCCATAAAAACTGGCAAGATTCGACGGGCAACCGGCGGCGAATTTCCTCGATCGCCCCTTGAAGAATTCCGTTCGATTGAGGCGACTGTCGCCGAGTCGGAAAACTGGGGGCAGCTTGGGGATGAAGGCGTTGTTTCCC
The sequence above is a segment of the Oscillatoria sp. FACHB-1406 genome. Coding sequences within it:
- a CDS encoding ArsC/Spx/MgsR family protein; translation: MVSVIFYEKPGCINNTKQKALLVAAGHEVIAFSLLDRDWHPEELRPFFGSLPVREWFNPTAFAIKSGAIAPAQLDEETALALMRAEPLLIRRPLIQVGEQYRVGFDPVAIDRWLGLSPVRPPAGDWETCPRSNQTTPKLPDLTSSLEPR
- a CDS encoding chloride channel protein yields the protein MTPLKRLLTWLHNRHFSKRSTEIYYALAQACLIGCVSALAALLLRQGIGLLGTTRLHLASQYGPIALPLFGLSLGLVAGWFIEQFSPAAAGSGIPQVKAVLAQFPISLSLRVAFVKLVGTILVLAAGLALGRRGPTVHIGAALAAQLSQWVPTSPQHRRQMIAAGAAAGLAAGFNTPIAGVLFVIEELSRDISSLTLETTIIASFTGAVVSRLVGAADFNIPPEILMASAKNEFNPDEIPFYLILGVLAGLLGTLFQRCILGGLQFYRRLNWPMAWRVGFAGLISGAVVAMTSPMLRNNAELREFFLSGEIGWLNTALALPVYFGLIVLAYGSGAPGGLFSPALVLGSALGYLVGTGAAFMESTASPSTFALVGMAAFFSSVARVPVTAIVIVFEITAAFNLILPSMIASVLAYFIASTLTRGSLYQQLLESSGIYLSEETQPYDILSGLKAGDVMQRQVETIAFDATLDEAFKVFSDSKHEGFPAIADGRLKGTLMVAQANEAKRRGLPGNTPIAEIMTLNPIAIKTNAPLSDVLYLMEHYHLTHLPVTEGYKLLGIITRTDVIRAEAHRLTPVANPARRVPSYVVYQTRDPTVGRGRILLPLANPDTASSLIRLAAAIAHEQDWELECLCVILVPKHSAPERTPVECESSRKLLDRAEALARFWQVPFHSQIRAAQSVSQAIIETVQERNINLLLMGWKGKTSTPGRIFGDTADRLIRKTRCEVVLVKIGQSPTAYPNNNFASTRWLIPMAGGPNTERAIQLLPAFKHLTISPQIWLCRVYSPEMPPPDVSDIDRAAAFLRTRAAIETTPISLCAPSVVEATIDLSATEGFDVVMLGASREGLLKQAVWGNIPEGIATGVNCTVILIRSALD
- a CDS encoding CopG family transcriptional regulator, producing the protein MKRFSLRMTKEEYEKVKGYCDRIEVSMNDVIRQLIRDWQPDRPPSPKQNTE
- a CDS encoding helix-turn-helix domain-containing protein; protein product: MLGFRLKQELKHKRTFDLSDPFNKSVMAYTISESCSGCGTCQPQCPTGAIQIEESGQYWIELGRCNNCEGYYDEPQCIVSCPLSSLLPAQAKKGRYKITPRAATSPELFATSKNHPFASSMAVWEACNMLSSASILPWKTDETGRLYLERPVKQGRGGIILQLSGRSEANRSPAENSEATRAALANIDIRSASLHLIYAAYATTLERPWEQEFVINDQQIEKYLGLDKRKDLSKATKLSLIKTLAQQPCQVEIAVDWPQQGKVKGFQVENDSLWHLLEIQHHFQEDDLGCKYLIGLTFRLRAGLWAKYFLNQPGYKQHIAFYQYGTLPQFLLQAVMSIWQQHEGAARMMLWLLFKLKMGQEQRITVPTLMQLAYGAEKFSLATRDRKERKRLLRAFESDLEVIDRYGFQPLFDPVTYPLDIQPLWAKLADLPDDAEAALDFWIEDGSSDRRLTDSGQKGKWNLLMKARILGFKLPPDWERQLNKLTQKKQRRNHKRKKLKERSELSSEQILAARKRKGMSQRVLAQLTGKSQSWIRDLENGRFSPKPEDQLLLKNVLGLS